The Rutidosis leptorrhynchoides isolate AG116_Rl617_1_P2 unplaced genomic scaffold, CSIRO_AGI_Rlap_v1 contig29, whole genome shotgun sequence DNA window GTTACAACTCGCTCATCTATAACCGACTCCCTACTTTTCTAAGTGTATTCTTCGCTCTTTACCTCACATAGCCTAAACTAACACAGTCTAGGACTTACACGACGTGCCTTACCAATCGGGCAAGGGCTTGCTGTAACCCTCTTTCAGATCACAGGTGTTGCGACAGCAATGCACTGTATTAAATAACTCTCCTAAGTTTGATAAGTGCTCTCGTTTATGCTCAAGGAGAAGGTGAAAAGTGCTTGAATGGTTTGTCTTCTTTGTCTTCTATTTATACTGCTTCAAGCTGTGTGATTCACCTTCAAATCAGAATCCTACTTCCCATCCTGTCCCTTCCGGTCGAGCACTACCTTCCTTCTGTGGACCTTGCTTCTCTTATGAAATTCAACTTCTCCGCCGACAGAGTGCTTCGTTGATTCAAAAGCAATGTCTTTCTCGGTGACCTTGAAGAAGGTAACTAAGAGGAAAGACGTCCCATCAATCGGACGCGCCTACATAGGTTGTGGTGGGGTAGCCAATCTCCCTTTACCCATCCTTTACGTCATTCTACTTCGGATGTTAAGGAGCTAGCCCTCGAAGGCCACTGAGTCTCGTTTTCATCCGCTATTCAATTAAGGCATGGTGAAATTTTACATTCATAGGAGGGCAGGTTTTTTCATCGCTCGCAAGCCGGCCTGCTTCCTTTCTTTCCTGTCTCTCACCTTTCATGCACCTACCCCAGCTTAGTCCAACAAGTAACCAAATCCAACTCTTTCAAGAGGAAGGATGCAGCGACCATGTATACTCCTTCTTAAGTTTCATTTCTTCTATAGCTTGAAGTCTCATCTCGCGATGCCTCTATTGAATTTTTTGTTCTAGACTCACCCCCCCTTACCTGGGGCGCAGTCCTTCTTCCCATCTCCTTGGCCTTTAATTCCAGAGTTATTGGCTTTCTTCCCCTTCGAACCGCTCGGGCTACGAATACTTGCAAACAAACAGCTTATTAGCGTATTCTTGCACTGCTGCCACTTCCTTCTTACCATTTATCTACGACAATCTCTACAAGACCACAGCTTATTGACGATCTTTCTGTGCACTAAGGTCATATTCCTCCAGTGCAGCATGGAATGCTCTAACGAATTCTTCAGAATTTGAAAGTCTGGAACTAGGGCGATCCGGGGAGAGAATTTCCAAGTATGAAGTGATCCCAAATCTATCATACCAATGTTACATCTCGTTTAAACAGGTTCGGACTGACTTTAAACAGGTTTGAAGGAATCCGGCTTTAAACAGGTTCGGACTGACTTTAAACAGCTATGAAAGAATCCGGCTTTACAAGCACTAAAAGTTAATAAACATCTCTTATAATTGGGATACCCAAGAGTGCCTCCACATTCCAAGAAGGTGGAACAAACTAAACCATAAAGAATAAGACATGGGCGATGACTGAAGGAATATGAAGCTAATAACCCGCTTCTAACCTCGTTTAATACCATGCTTCCTCCGAAGCTTTCATCTTAGTAGTCACTACGCCCTACCCTATCGCTGAGTCTTTTTAAGCGGTTTCAGTAGAATTTACTTCCGAACCACTGACTTCTCTTATTAAGATAAATATGCTTTGATTCCATCAGGAGCCGAATCACTGAACAAGTGTTTCGGAGATCTTTGACTACCAATCTCTCTTCTGGAAACTGATGAAATAGCACCGGAGTCGTGAAAAGAGATCAAAAAGAAAAGTCTCAGTATACTGATTGTCCAAATAGGTTCGGACTGACTTTTAGTTATTTTAGGATCGAAATACAAACTAGGTTCGGACTGACTTTAAACAGGTTCGGTATACAGAAAAGACATAATTACCCTTAAACTATTTCAGAGATAGAAGGTATTTTTGTAATTACTTTAAATACTTGAGGGCGAAATAGTCATTTAAACCAACAATCGACTATAAAAACTTGATTTCGGCCGGTGGCGGTGCCGCCCTCCTCCGTCGCCGTTTACGAGAAATTCCGACATGGTTTTAAAGGTTTTTGCAAGGTGATTACGATTATGGGGTCGGTTTGTCCAAAATCACGGCCGTTTGGCCGGATCTGAGCTCTAAAggttcagtttttgatttttaaaaaaTTGTTATCTTACTCTAATCTTTTAATATGTTGTTCCTGGGTTCCTAGTGTTCATTTTAGTGTAATTTTCAAAGGGAACGGAGGTTTTTTTCGATGGCTTACCAACGATTTGAAGAGTCAGTGGCGGTGGTTTACGGCTGAACGGACGGACGTCGACTCTTCCCGCGTCCACGATGGCACAGCTCGCTGCTCTCCTCGTCTTGGCGTCAGTTTCGGACTCAATTGGCTCAGTCGGCGTCTATGGTTCACGGCGGCAGAGAGTCTCGTTCGATTTAAGGTAACCGGTGCTCCTTTATCTTCTTCTCGTTGAGCAATGATTCTGGTTCCGTCAGTTTGGGTTGCTCGGCTCAGTCACGGCGACGGACAAAGGTTTTCCGGTGACAATATGGTTTATGGGTAGGTTTTTAGCTTTAGAACTTCTCTTAGCTTTCTATATGTAAATTTGGGTTGCAAGTCTTGCCTTTACAGATCATTGTAATACAGCTCATACAGATGATTGGTAATTACGTTTTGAATTATTTTGTGATGAAGCTACTCAATGAGAGAAAATAAGGAAATTGGTAATTACTCCACATATTTTAGTGTCTCAAAACAATGGACATATTTAGTGTCAACTATAAGATAAGCTAATAGTGTCATAACATAACACTCACCAACTGCGATATGGCAACTGGAAACCCATAGATAGAGGCCAAGGCCAAGTGATGTTTAGTTGGGGATTTCTATCTTCATCAGCTTCCCATACCAACTTCCACCCGCTTAATTTGACTTTGTAATCGTCAAAAACGTTATCTATTCGGATTTCGATTTCGTCTCCGGCATCAATATGTTTATCCCCAATGTTCCAGTAACTTAACCATAATGTAGAAAGATTCTCATCTTCATTCCCATCTTCTGTAAAGCTCTCATACAAGGGGAAATAATGCCACCTCATTCTGTTGCTCCTATTGAATATACTAATTTGGCTGTAATGTGGGGTTGGACTATTCCCATCCAGATATTCAAGGCACGTATCTTGAAATCAGGTTTTGATGGCACCACAAATGACATGGAGTTCCCCTCATGGATTGTGTAACAGTTTGGAACCTTACTGATCATTGGGAGGAAAATGTTACATATGTTAAATTCATACATTACCTGCAATTAATATTATGCAAACAattaaatgaaataaataaatacaaatgtttacataaaaaaaaaatacaaatgttTAACTAATTCACCAAGAAAATTAAGATTACCTTGAGTGGAGTGTTGTGTATACGTGTACGACCGTAAATACTTTTTTTAGATTGACCTTCATCCGTTCCAAACATTCTGATCTGTACAGTCCCAAACTTTCTATAACGTGTGAATCTACATGTCCTATTGTGTCTAACTTAAACCTGCCTTCAATCTCCACCAATGAAACTGTGTTGTACAAATCACTTTGAAAGAGATCTGGATCCCGATATTGATACTGCTTCATGAAATTTGGGATTTTTTCCACTGATGTACATTCTCTCAATTCAAGGACTTTCAAACTACTTGGAAGCTTCTGAATAACTTTGAGTCTTGTGCAATTATCTAAAACAAGTTCCTTGAGCTTGGTAAGGTTACTTATATCAGCGGGAATACTGCAAAATGGGTTATCAGATAAATTCAAGAGTTTTAAACTACCGAGGCTAAAAAGACCCAAAGAAATATCATCATCAGATAAATTGCAGTTTCGAAGTGTCAAATGAGTAAGAGAAGAAGGGAATAAATCAAGAGGATTTTTTCTAGGTGACAGCCAAGATCTTATATTTGAATATGTAGATCTAAATGTATTTAGCGATAGACTGAGTACTCCCTCTGAGTTTCTATCACTGGGGGAAAATTGATTAGAGCCGAATCTTATATTTGAATATGTAGATCTAAATGTATTTAGCGATAGACTGAGTACTCCCTCTGAGTTTCTATCACTGGGGGAAAATTGATTAGAGCCGAATCCATCTAGATCAAGCACTTTTAATGATTCCATTTTCGCTAAAGCCTCAGGTAACTCGACAAGAGCTGAACAACCCGATAAGTGAAGTTCTTGAAGAGATTTTAACACATTGATGTTCCATGGAAGCTTCTTCAGGTTTTTGCAGCAATTGAGATTTAAAATCTCAAGCCTATCTAAACGTCCAACGAAGGCATCGAGCGTAACCAGTTTTGTACAATCTTCCATTATCAAACTCTTTAGAAAAGGCGTACCAGAAAAGTTTGGGATAGTAACGAGTTGGTGGCAATGGCTTGCATAAAGAAACTTCAAAGATGGAAGGCTCTGCTTAAAGATAAAAGTTAATCATTACCTACAGTGACACAAGATACTACAAGAATTTAAATTAAACTACTAATATTATACCATTGCTCCTTCCCAAAGACGTTTGATTTTGCTGTAAGATACATCGAGAGAAACCACCTTCTCCAAACAAAAATCTGGGGGTATGCATTTCATTGGAAATCCATGCCAACAAAGCCATATCAGATTCTTGGGGAAGTTTTTGTGATTCCCAATAAGGTTGCCATAATTCAGCATAAGCAGCTTTACGTTTTGAAGCCCTGTGAATGTATCAGCGTCTACATTTCTCTATTTACATAAAGGAATCGTTAAATGTTAATATTCATCGCTCACTTCTAAATATGACATTCAACAAAATTCATTCATACTTACAGTTACTTCTCCAGATTTATCTGCCTTCAACGAAGAAAAGACAAGAGTACTGAGTAGTAGTCCTTACAGTTCTTTCTTTCAGTAAAGCAGATTCTTCCATATCATTCCATATCCTTCTACGTTTTCCAAGCGGATGCTTCCATATTTTCATAAAGGAATCGTTGAATGTTAATATTCATCACTCACTTCCAAATCTGTCATTCAACACAATTGATACCAATCACTCTTTTAGTGCCCTGCAAAACAATAATGATATACAGTTAGATATTTTCTTGCGACGAAGTTCATCACATGTGGAATGAGTTGTAGTTCTTACACTTCTTTCTTTAAGTAAAGCATATGATTCCTTATCATTCCATATCCTGCTACGTTTTCCAAGGTCATGAAGTGATTCTTGACGAACAATTTCTCTCCCCATGTCTCTGATTAGGTTATGCATAGAGAGCCAACCTCCATCAATTCTCAACAGACATCTTTCAACTAAATTTTCAATTCCTATTTTTGAGTAGTAACCACAACCATCGAGAATTTCAACCATGTGATCATTGTACTCCTCCTCAACATAAAAACATGCAATGTCCAGGAATATACTTTTGTCATGATCATCTGATAGAGAATCATAGCTTATTTTGAGAACATCATGAGTTTCCTTATCAGGAATTTCTTTTAATTTTTGTAATGCACTCTCCCATACATCTATATTTTTGTTTGACAAGGAAGCCCCCAAAACTTTAAGAGCTAATGGAAGCCCTCCACAATGGTAGACGACGCGTTCTGAGCAACTTGAGAAATCCTCGATAGGATGGTCTTGGCCAAAGGCATTCCAACTGAATAGTTTCATCGAATCTTCAGCTCCTAATCCTTCCACTTCAAATTCGGAGACTTCATGAGACCTCAAAGTACTTAGCATAATTTTATATCTAGTTGTGATGATAATCTTGCTGCCCGGACAAAGCTGGTGTTGGCTTCCAAAGATTTGCTCTAACTGCTTTTGTTCATCAACATCGTCAAGAATGACAAGGACTTTTCTACAGTGTATGACATCTCTTATCTTCTGTATTCCTCCGTCTACACTATGTACTTCCACTTGTCTCTTTAAGATATCCGAAAGAAGTTGTTTTTGAATACGAATCAAACTACTTGTCTCCTTTGCTGCATCTCTAATATCTGCCAGAAAGCTACCGCCATCAAATCTCTCAATGTTCTGGTTGTAAACAGTCTTGGCAAGAGTCGTCTTCCCGATTCCACCAATCCCATATATTATCGCAATTCCAGCTTGTTTTGAGCCATCATTTAACCAATTGTTAATGTGTACTGTTATAGAAATTCTTCCGACAATGTGGGTTGGAGCATTCAGTTTCTGTCTTTCTAACTTCTTTTGAACCTCTCTCACTATATCCTGAATAAAGTCAGCCTCATGCCTACAAATCAAACTTaagatttcaactaaatgaagaaaATTATGCTTTT harbors:
- the LOC139882609 gene encoding disease resistance protein RUN1-like; the protein is MAATARDDISSSRCAYHVFLSFRGTDTRTNFTDHLYHALKREGVHTYRDDEEIGRGEPIKGELEKAIKQSKVFVIVISENYASSSWCLEELVRILEKQRATKNTVLPVFYRVDPADVRWQQGTFERAFAKHEKRLEDEKDKIDKWRAALKEVADLSGMDSNNRHEADFIQDIVREVQKKLERQKLNAPTHIVGRISITVHINNWLNDGSKQAGIAIIYGIGGIGKTTLAKTVYNQNIERFDGGSFLADIRDAAKETSSLIRIQKQLLSDILKRQVEVHSVDGGIQKIRDVIHCRKVLVILDDVDEQKQLEQIFGSQHQLCPGSKIIITTRYKIMLSTLRSHEVSEFEVEGLGAEDSMKLFSWNAFGQDHPIEDFSSCSERVVYHCGGLPLALKVLGASLSNKNIDVWESALQKLKEIPDKETHDVLKISYDSLSDDHDKSIFLDIACFYVEEEYNDHMVEILDGCGYYSKIGIENLVERCLLRIDGGWLSMHNLIRDMGREIVRQESLHDLGKRSRIWNDKESYALLKERSGTKRHPLGKRRRIWNDMEESALLKERTADKSGEVTRNVDADTFTGLQNVKLLMLNYGNLIGNHKNFPKNLIWLCWHGFPMKCIPPDFCLEKVVSLDVSYSKIKRLWEGAMSLPSLKFLYASHCHQLVTIPNFSGTPFLKSLIMEDCTKLVTLDAFVGRLDRLEILNLNCCKNLKKLPWNINVLKSLQELHLSGCSALVELPEALAKMESLKVLDLDGFGSNQFSPSDRNSEGVLSLSLNTFRSTYSNIRFGSNQFSPSDRNSEGVLSLSLNTFRSTYSNIRSWLSPRKNPLDLFPSSLTHLTLRNCNLSDDDISLGLFSLGSLKLLNLSDNPFCSIPADISNLTKLKELVLDNCTRLKVIQKLPSSLKVLELRECTSVEKIPNFMKQYQYRDPDLFQSDLYNTVSLVEIEGRFKLDTIGHVDSHVIESLGLYRSECLERMKVMYEFNICNIFLPMISKVPNCYTIHEGNSMSFVVPSKPDFKIRALNIWMGIVQPHITAKLVYSIGATE